A part of Myxococcus landrumus genomic DNA contains:
- a CDS encoding zf-HC2 domain-containing protein — MTTPCTNNRLHLFIDGELSAPDADAFRQHLTRCAECEAGLRDLLQLEFLAARALGTADVAVEPEDLPAPVMGAKVVSLADRFRKVARTVVPVALAAGLAAVGVFRFQAPSEVPGEVWLASADTRTFEARLSHPKADRFLPYSPMRGTSHTTELLPLRPLAELAERHDFRGIAAAYALRGDWQQAEAFLGQEPESADKANDLAVVALSRQRYEEALGLLTSALRQNPNHSQALWNRALVLRERDLLDRAAASFDTVASLGEEGWSGEARRMAAELRTQLAEERVRWRRQVSDAWLTLTDGAAFDVKQLVQRPVVARAALYEAVRTLPSKERVEALLPLARELDALGGGSVLQDYVRQVATRDFAARAPLAQGYAGLLRDSDSKKDATALLDSLRRSGERDIYFGALVQTGLAAMDGAAMSALRGFAEGTPDPWLHLLAEREGIRRELAAGRTADAEKQLMDAMLTCNGLGNIVPCMELN, encoded by the coding sequence ATGACGACGCCATGCACCAACAACCGATTGCACCTCTTCATCGACGGCGAGCTGTCCGCCCCGGATGCGGATGCGTTCCGCCAGCACCTGACGCGGTGCGCCGAGTGTGAGGCGGGGTTGAGGGATTTGCTGCAACTGGAGTTCCTGGCGGCGCGCGCCCTGGGGACGGCGGACGTGGCGGTGGAGCCGGAGGACCTTCCGGCGCCGGTGATGGGGGCGAAGGTGGTGTCGCTGGCGGACAGGTTCCGCAAGGTGGCCCGCACGGTGGTCCCGGTGGCGCTGGCGGCGGGACTGGCGGCGGTGGGGGTGTTCCGGTTCCAAGCTCCGTCGGAGGTTCCGGGTGAGGTGTGGCTGGCCAGCGCGGACACGCGGACGTTCGAGGCGCGGCTGAGCCACCCCAAGGCGGACCGCTTCCTGCCCTACAGCCCGATGCGTGGCACCAGCCACACCACGGAGCTGTTGCCGCTGCGGCCGTTGGCGGAGCTGGCCGAGCGTCACGACTTCCGGGGCATCGCGGCGGCGTATGCGCTGCGGGGGGACTGGCAGCAGGCGGAGGCGTTCCTGGGACAGGAGCCCGAGTCGGCTGACAAGGCGAATGACCTGGCGGTGGTGGCGCTGAGCCGGCAGCGGTACGAGGAGGCGCTGGGCCTGCTGACGAGCGCGCTGCGCCAGAACCCCAATCACTCGCAGGCGCTGTGGAACCGGGCGCTGGTGTTGCGTGAGAGGGATTTGCTGGACCGCGCGGCGGCGTCCTTCGACACGGTGGCCTCGCTGGGCGAGGAGGGGTGGAGCGGGGAGGCGCGCCGGATGGCGGCGGAGCTGCGCACGCAACTGGCGGAGGAGCGGGTGCGGTGGCGGCGGCAGGTGTCGGACGCGTGGCTGACGCTGACGGATGGCGCGGCGTTCGACGTGAAGCAGCTGGTGCAGCGGCCGGTGGTGGCTCGCGCCGCGCTGTACGAGGCGGTCCGCACGCTGCCGTCGAAGGAGCGCGTGGAGGCGCTGCTGCCGCTGGCCCGGGAGCTGGATGCGCTGGGTGGGGGCTCGGTGCTCCAGGACTACGTGCGGCAGGTCGCGACGCGGGACTTCGCGGCGCGGGCTCCGCTGGCGCAGGGGTACGCGGGGTTGCTGCGTGACAGCGACTCGAAGAAGGACGCCACGGCGCTGCTGGATTCGCTGCGTCGCTCGGGGGAGCGGGACATCTACTTCGGCGCGCTGGTGCAGACGGGCCTCGCGGCGATGGATGGGGCCGCGATGAGCGCGCTGCGAGGCTTCGCCGAGGGCACGCCGGACCCGTGGCTGCACCTGTTGGCTGAGCGCGAGGGCATCCGCCGCGAGCTGGCCGCGGGCCGCACGGCGGACGCGGAGAAGCAGTTGATGGACGCGATGCTGACGTGCAACGGCCTGGGCAACATCGTGCCGTGCATGGAGCTGAACTGA
- a CDS encoding RNA polymerase sigma factor: MANLFNRERRRFEAFIRQHRPSLLGLARRLSARSSLEPEDLVQETFERAMQEFESLKDRTDAAAAAWLCTTMTNRFLDYCRRQRTEVRGMPHLALVQEGVAQAESQENWELVSTEEFQKAVERLKPHLRDAYRLHAEGRRYNAIAEHFNVPVGTVGSWLTLARRDLKDLLLPQVAVARERGATSS, translated from the coding sequence ATGGCCAACCTCTTCAACCGGGAGCGGAGGCGCTTCGAGGCGTTCATCCGACAGCACCGGCCCAGCTTGCTGGGGCTGGCGCGTCGGTTGTCGGCTCGTTCCAGCTTGGAGCCGGAGGACCTGGTCCAGGAGACCTTCGAGCGGGCGATGCAGGAGTTCGAGTCGTTGAAGGACCGGACGGACGCGGCGGCGGCGGCGTGGCTGTGTACGACGATGACGAACCGCTTCCTGGACTACTGCCGCCGTCAGCGGACGGAAGTCCGCGGAATGCCTCACCTCGCCCTGGTGCAGGAGGGGGTGGCCCAGGCGGAGTCCCAGGAGAACTGGGAGCTGGTCAGCACCGAGGAGTTCCAGAAGGCGGTGGAGCGGCTCAAGCCGCACCTGAGAGATGCCTACCGGCTGCACGCCGAGGGCAGGCGCTACAACGCCATCGCCGAGCATTTCAACGTTCCCGTGGGCACGGTGGGCAGTTGGCTCACCCTGGCGCGCAGGGACCTGAAGGACTTGCTGCTGCCACAAGTTGCGGTGGCCCGCGAGCGAGGGGCAACGAGCTCATGA